A portion of the Deinococcus peraridilitoris DSM 19664 genome contains these proteins:
- a CDS encoding catalase — MSETKKPPTSVTDTPKEQTLTTRQGHPVYDNQNLRTIGSRGPTTLENYHFLEKITHFDRERIPERVVHARGAGAHGYFETYGKVGDENIANYTRAKLFQEAGKRTPVFVRFSSVIHGGHSPETLRDPRGFAVKFYTEDGNWDLVGNNLKVFFIRDAMKFPDMVHAFKPDPVTNVQDMGRFFDFISNTPEALHMVTFLFSPWGIPANYRQMQGSGVNTYKWVNQDGEGVLVKYHWEPRQGIKNLTQEEAEAIQAKDFNHATLDLYKAIERGEFPEWELCVQIMSDGEHPELDFDPLDATKLWPEDRFPFLPVGRMVLDRNVVDYHAEVEQVAFGTGVLVDGLDFSDDKLLQGRTFSYSDTQRYRVGSNYLQLPINAPQKQVATNQRGGQMAYRVDLALGQNPHVNYEPSSLGGLREAKSAGKDHTPTVQGPLVRQKIARQNNFQQAGERYRLFSDFERDELIKNLVGALKDAREDIQERMVFLFSQCDEDYGRRVAEGLSLDVQSVKDKQDQAVSQAEEQGHEAQPY, encoded by the coding sequence ATGAGCGAGACCAAAAAACCACCGACCTCAGTCACCGACACCCCCAAAGAGCAGACCCTGACCACCCGCCAGGGGCACCCGGTCTACGACAATCAGAATCTGCGCACCATCGGCAGCCGTGGACCGACCACGCTCGAAAATTACCACTTTCTGGAAAAAATCACCCACTTCGACCGTGAGCGCATTCCCGAGCGCGTGGTGCACGCGCGCGGCGCCGGAGCACATGGTTACTTCGAAACGTACGGCAAGGTCGGTGACGAAAATATCGCCAACTACACGCGCGCCAAGCTGTTTCAGGAAGCCGGCAAGCGCACTCCGGTGTTCGTACGCTTCTCCTCGGTGATTCACGGTGGACATTCACCCGAAACCCTGCGCGATCCCCGCGGCTTCGCGGTCAAGTTCTACACCGAGGACGGCAACTGGGACCTGGTCGGCAACAACCTCAAGGTGTTCTTTATCCGTGACGCCATGAAATTCCCGGACATGGTGCATGCCTTCAAACCCGACCCCGTCACCAACGTGCAGGACATGGGGCGCTTTTTCGACTTCATCAGCAATACTCCGGAAGCGCTGCACATGGTGACCTTCCTGTTTTCGCCCTGGGGTATTCCTGCCAACTACCGCCAGATGCAGGGTTCGGGCGTGAACACCTACAAGTGGGTCAATCAGGACGGCGAAGGGGTGCTCGTCAAATACCACTGGGAACCCAGGCAGGGCATCAAGAACCTCACGCAGGAGGAAGCCGAGGCCATTCAGGCCAAGGACTTCAACCACGCCACCCTGGACCTCTACAAGGCCATCGAGCGCGGCGAGTTTCCGGAGTGGGAGCTGTGCGTGCAGATCATGTCTGACGGCGAGCACCCGGAACTCGACTTCGATCCGCTCGACGCCACCAAGCTGTGGCCCGAGGACCGCTTTCCTTTCCTGCCCGTGGGCCGTATGGTACTTGACCGCAACGTGGTCGACTACCACGCCGAGGTCGAGCAGGTGGCCTTCGGGACGGGTGTGCTGGTCGACGGGCTGGACTTCAGCGACGACAAGCTGCTGCAGGGCCGCACCTTCTCGTACTCGGACACCCAGCGATACCGGGTGGGGTCGAATTATCTGCAGCTGCCCATCAACGCCCCCCAAAAGCAGGTGGCCACCAACCAGCGTGGCGGGCAGATGGCCTACCGCGTGGACCTCGCGCTCGGTCAGAATCCGCACGTCAACTACGAACCGTCCTCGCTGGGGGGTTTGCGTGAAGCGAAAAGCGCGGGCAAGGACCACACTCCGACCGTGCAAGGTCCCCTGGTCCGCCAGAAGATCGCACGGCAGAACAACTTCCAGCAGGCCGGTGAACGCTACCGGCTCTTCAGCGACTTCGAACGTGATGAGCTGATCAAGAATCTGGTCGGTGCCCTCAAGGACGCCCGTGAAGACATTCAGGAGCGCATGGTGTTCCTGTTCTCACAGTGCGACGAGGACTACGGCCGCCGCGTGGCAGAGGGCCTGAGCCTGGATGTCCAGAGCGTCAAGGACAAGCAGGACCAGGCGGTCAGCCAAGCCGAAGAGCAAGGACACGAAGCGCAGCCGTACTGA
- a CDS encoding AMP-binding protein has protein sequence MFNPTAESMPLAQLRELQLQRLQDTVARVHEKVPFYRRRLGEVGMNPGELRTLADVARLPFTRKADLRDHYPFGLLSAAREDIRRFHASSGTTGKPTVVGYDENDLEVFSEVVARSLYAAGARPGMVFHNAYGYGLFTGGLGLHGGADRLGLATVPVSGGMTERQVTLIEDFEPEIIACTPSYALVLAEALSRRGHAPGTTRLKYAILGAEPWSEGMRREIEQKLGVKATNIYGLSEIIGPGVSNEDVTEQRGSYLWEDHFYPEIVDPETGLNVADGELGVLVLTSMSRTAMPVLRYWTGDITRLLTGENSTGRSVRRMDRIQGRVDDMIILRGVNVYPSQLEAVLAQLEELTPHYQIVLTRTGLMDELQLRIESARRDASLSQEVVRRVRDSVGISISCELCEVGTVPRSEGGKLKRVLDLREAR, from the coding sequence ATGTTCAACCCGACCGCTGAAAGCATGCCCCTCGCGCAACTGCGGGAATTACAGCTGCAGCGCCTGCAGGACACGGTCGCGCGCGTGCACGAGAAGGTGCCGTTTTATCGTCGGCGCCTTGGCGAGGTCGGCATGAACCCTGGGGAACTCCGGACCCTGGCCGACGTCGCGCGCCTGCCCTTCACCCGCAAGGCGGATTTGCGCGACCACTACCCCTTCGGGCTTCTGAGCGCGGCGCGTGAGGACATCCGGCGCTTTCACGCGTCGAGCGGTACCACCGGAAAACCCACCGTCGTCGGGTACGACGAAAATGACCTGGAAGTCTTTTCCGAGGTGGTGGCACGCAGCCTGTATGCAGCCGGTGCCCGACCGGGGATGGTCTTTCACAACGCCTACGGATACGGACTCTTCACGGGCGGGTTGGGACTGCATGGAGGTGCCGACCGTCTGGGCCTCGCCACCGTGCCGGTCTCGGGCGGCATGACCGAGCGGCAGGTCACCCTGATCGAGGATTTCGAGCCTGAGATCATCGCCTGCACGCCCAGTTACGCGCTGGTGCTCGCTGAAGCGCTGAGCAGACGGGGCCACGCGCCTGGCACCACCCGCCTGAAGTACGCGATTCTGGGCGCCGAACCGTGGTCGGAAGGCATGCGGCGTGAAATCGAGCAGAAGCTCGGGGTCAAGGCCACCAACATCTATGGTCTCAGCGAGATCATCGGGCCTGGAGTCAGCAACGAGGACGTGACCGAACAGCGCGGCAGCTACCTCTGGGAAGACCACTTCTATCCCGAAATCGTCGATCCCGAAACGGGCCTCAACGTGGCCGACGGCGAGCTGGGTGTACTGGTCCTGACTTCCATGAGTCGCACGGCGATGCCCGTGCTGCGCTACTGGACCGGCGACATCACCCGACTGCTGACCGGTGAAAACAGCACCGGACGCAGCGTGCGGCGAATGGACCGCATTCAGGGCCGGGTGGATGACATGATCATCTTGCGGGGCGTGAACGTCTACCCCAGCCAGCTGGAAGCGGTGCTGGCACAACTGGAGGAACTCACGCCGCACTACCAGATCGTACTGACCCGCACCGGCCTGATGGACGAGCTGCAACTGCGCATCGAAAGCGCACGGCGCGACGCTTCTCTGTCGCAGGAAGTGGTACGGCGCGTCAGGGACAGCGTTGGTATCAGCATCAGCTGCGAGCTGTGCGAAGTGGGCACGGTGCCGCGCAGCGAGGGTGGCAAACTCAAGCGGGTCCTCGATCTGCGAGAAGCGCGTTGA
- a CDS encoding MarR family transcriptional regulator, producing MTEAQFGPLVHEALEYALLSRACAHGCSAQALYGVVPGGRDALLAAVAVGYLVRRGDLYFLTRQGEDRLDVLFLRLHAQPDGDLTMRVLRLLSAIGPLTSEQIAQALGASSSATQRVAQELAADGYLIRTVVRIGASRGRGRHLYALAA from the coding sequence ATGACCGAGGCTCAATTTGGCCCCCTCGTCCACGAGGCCCTGGAATACGCGTTGCTCAGTCGCGCCTGCGCGCATGGTTGCAGCGCGCAGGCCTTGTACGGTGTGGTGCCCGGTGGGCGCGACGCGCTCCTCGCAGCCGTCGCCGTCGGGTATCTGGTTCGGCGTGGCGATCTGTACTTTTTGACGCGCCAGGGAGAAGACCGGCTTGACGTGCTGTTCTTGCGGCTGCATGCCCAGCCGGACGGCGACCTGACCATGCGTGTCCTGCGGCTGCTGTCGGCCATCGGGCCGCTGACCTCCGAGCAGATCGCGCAGGCGCTGGGGGCCAGCAGCAGCGCCACCCAGCGCGTGGCGCAGGAACTGGCCGCCGACGGCTACCTGATTCGCACGGTGGTCAGGATCGGCGCGTCTCGCGGTCGCGGCCGTCATCTTTACGCCCTGGCGGCCTGA
- a CDS encoding RNA polymerase sigma factor, giving the protein MEHWSDEQLLAEARRSEAAFEVLMRRHLPRVHLLAHHLVGRGAANDVVQEVLMSVHRGLRSFRGDAQFSTWLHRVTLNACYKALWARPSLPLDDTPDLVASSDPVHVGEIADLRARLAWAFAQLPADQREAVALRELSSLEYQEIAQVLGVELGTVKSRISRGRQALRKLLIKEGVTP; this is encoded by the coding sequence TTGGAGCACTGGAGCGACGAACAACTGCTCGCCGAAGCACGGCGAAGCGAGGCGGCCTTTGAAGTCCTGATGCGCCGTCACCTGCCACGTGTTCACCTGCTGGCGCACCACCTCGTGGGCCGCGGCGCGGCGAACGATGTGGTGCAGGAGGTGTTGATGAGCGTGCACCGGGGCCTGCGCTCATTTCGCGGTGACGCGCAGTTCTCGACCTGGCTGCACCGTGTTACCCTCAATGCCTGCTACAAGGCGCTGTGGGCCAGGCCGAGCCTGCCACTGGACGACACGCCGGACCTGGTGGCGTCCAGCGATCCGGTGCACGTGGGTGAAATCGCCGATCTGCGGGCCCGGTTGGCCTGGGCGTTCGCGCAATTGCCCGCCGATCAGCGTGAAGCGGTGGCACTGCGTGAACTTTCCAGTCTGGAGTATCAGGAAATCGCTCAGGTGTTGGGCGTGGAACTCGGCACCGTCAAGTCACGCATCTCTCGTGGACGCCAGGCGCTCAGGAAGCTGCTGATCAAGGAGGGAGTCACTCCGTGA
- a CDS encoding CPBP family intramembrane glutamic endopeptidase produces the protein MTSESGASLPSAAPELSHLNPVTANRAMLLYLLFSAGLQLLLGLVFRLSIGAILVIEGLLLIILLPLMFPGAWRELRQHHRWRTPPDLLTMLGAFGLGFVASRAFTVFLQAVWPGSSQALQEYNLQFLQGGGVLLVLIGGGLLIPFVEEWVFRGFGLTGYERRRSPLMAALWTSLLFALIHGVPAQVLAVLPLGWVIARAVQFSGSFWTGVGMHVLNNSLSLGLAALLLSSPVFEQLLQESASSARVSLAAGLAALVVALAALWGAAAWLRVRETRPIERGPLWSASLLVPLAFFVLSAAVSLSGQRLSQLIGLLRPQ, from the coding sequence GCCAACCGCGCGATGTTGCTGTACCTGCTGTTCTCGGCGGGACTGCAACTGCTGCTGGGATTGGTTTTCCGCCTGTCCATCGGCGCGATTCTGGTGATCGAAGGGCTGCTGCTGATCATCCTCCTGCCGCTGATGTTTCCGGGAGCGTGGCGTGAACTGCGCCAGCATCACCGATGGCGCACCCCCCCCGACCTGCTCACCATGCTGGGCGCGTTTGGTCTGGGTTTTGTCGCCTCGCGTGCCTTCACGGTGTTTTTGCAGGCGGTTTGGCCGGGCAGCTCCCAGGCTTTGCAGGAGTACAATCTGCAGTTTCTGCAGGGCGGCGGCGTGCTGCTGGTCCTGATCGGCGGCGGACTGCTGATACCCTTTGTCGAGGAATGGGTTTTTCGGGGCTTCGGGCTGACCGGTTACGAGCGGCGGCGATCGCCACTGATGGCGGCCTTGTGGACCAGCCTGCTTTTTGCCTTGATTCACGGCGTGCCGGCACAAGTGCTGGCCGTGCTGCCCCTGGGCTGGGTGATCGCGCGGGCAGTGCAGTTTTCCGGCAGTTTCTGGACCGGGGTAGGAATGCACGTGCTCAACAACTCGCTGTCACTGGGGCTGGCTGCATTGCTGCTCTCCAGTCCCGTCTTCGAGCAACTGCTGCAGGAAAGTGCCTCCAGCGCGCGGGTGTCACTGGCAGCGGGCCTGGCAGCGCTTGTAGTGGCGCTCGCCGCGCTGTGGGGTGCGGCGGCCTGGCTGCGGGTGCGTGAAACGCGTCCAATCGAGCGGGGTCCGCTGTGGTCGGCCAGCCTGCTGGTACCGCTGGCTTTTTTTGTGCTGAGCGCAGCCGTGTCCTTGTCAGGACAACGGCTGTCGCAGTTGATCGGCTTGCTGCGCCCCCAATAA
- a CDS encoding glutamine--tRNA ligase/YqeY domain fusion protein: protein MSTPTNSPQERLVSPNFITDVIDADVQSGRVTQVVTRFPPEPNGYLHLGHTYASFLDFQLAKDYGGRYHLRLDDTNPEGESEEYAQGIARDLRWLGWDWGEHLYYASDYFEQYYAYAQELIQKGLAYVDSVSGEEMARLRGTVDTPGTPSPYRERSVEENLDLFRRMRAGEFPDGAHVLRAKIDLASPNFKLRDPVLYRILRAHHYRQGDAWCIYPLYDFQHPLQDAIEGVTHSLCSLEFVDNRAIYDWLMEHLFANRPRPHQYEFGRRALEYTVVSKRKLRKLVEGGHVSGWDDPRMPTIAALRRRGVTPEAVRRFAAGIGVSRTNRTVDIAVLEHAIRDDLNTRAPRVMAVLRPLRVVIENLPEGDGQKVSLPYWPHDVIKESPDGLVALPSGERVPPEQAVRFARLTREVFIEQEDFALTPSPGFKRLSPGGRVRLRGAGVIECQEVIQDDAGEVNELRCTLLPETENAKGVIHWVSASQALRAEFRLYDRLFTVPSPEEGASDIEPQDGEISDASLGPVDTDFLAYLNPDSLHILHGFVESSVLHDPMDTRYQFERTGYFWRDPTENVQRPSGAPLVFNRIITLRDSKPREESAPDSKNRNSRSERTRPPQPASAGAAPLLTPQQQAIYSAWRERGTGDAEALVLAREATLAAWLEEAAVHASVSVGILAGWVVNELGSALRDGSNRISPAALAQLVARLQDQTITARIAKEVLAQAQLSGEDPVQIVEREGRRTVSDRATLMAVVDRVMADSPDKVQAYRSGRTGLIGFFTGQVMRATGGQADPQRVAELLHEKLDT, encoded by the coding sequence ATGAGCACGCCAACGAACAGCCCACAAGAGCGACTGGTCAGCCCGAACTTCATCACGGACGTGATCGACGCCGACGTGCAGTCCGGACGCGTTACGCAGGTCGTCACGCGTTTCCCACCCGAACCCAACGGATACCTGCACCTCGGCCACACCTACGCCAGCTTTCTGGACTTTCAACTCGCCAAAGATTACGGTGGCCGCTATCACCTGCGTCTGGACGACACCAACCCTGAAGGTGAATCCGAAGAGTATGCCCAGGGTATCGCGCGTGATCTTCGCTGGTTGGGGTGGGATTGGGGTGAGCATCTCTACTACGCCAGCGACTATTTCGAGCAGTACTACGCCTACGCGCAGGAACTGATTCAAAAAGGGCTGGCCTACGTCGACAGCGTCAGTGGGGAGGAGATGGCCCGGCTGCGCGGCACGGTCGATACGCCCGGCACCCCGAGTCCCTACCGGGAACGCAGCGTCGAAGAGAACCTGGATCTGTTTCGTCGCATGCGTGCGGGAGAATTTCCGGATGGTGCCCACGTGCTGCGCGCCAAAATCGATCTGGCGAGCCCGAACTTCAAGTTGCGCGACCCGGTGCTCTACCGGATTCTGCGTGCCCATCACTACCGTCAGGGCGACGCGTGGTGCATCTATCCCCTGTACGACTTTCAGCATCCCCTGCAAGACGCCATTGAAGGTGTGACCCACAGTCTCTGCTCGCTCGAATTCGTGGACAACCGCGCCATCTACGACTGGCTGATGGAACACCTCTTCGCCAATCGGCCGAGGCCGCATCAGTACGAATTCGGCCGGCGAGCACTGGAGTACACCGTGGTCAGCAAACGCAAACTGCGCAAGCTGGTCGAGGGTGGCCATGTCAGCGGATGGGACGATCCCCGCATGCCGACCATTGCCGCGCTGCGCCGCCGGGGGGTCACGCCTGAAGCCGTGCGCCGCTTTGCCGCCGGCATCGGCGTCAGTCGCACCAACCGCACCGTGGACATCGCAGTGCTGGAACACGCCATCCGGGATGACCTCAACACCCGCGCTCCGCGCGTGATGGCCGTACTGCGCCCCCTGCGGGTGGTCATCGAGAACCTCCCAGAGGGTGATGGGCAGAAGGTGAGCCTGCCATACTGGCCGCACGACGTGATCAAGGAGTCACCCGACGGGCTGGTGGCCCTTCCCTCCGGCGAACGGGTTCCGCCGGAGCAGGCCGTGCGTTTCGCGCGCCTCACGCGTGAAGTGTTCATCGAGCAAGAAGACTTCGCCCTCACGCCATCACCGGGTTTCAAGCGTCTTTCGCCGGGCGGACGGGTCCGGCTGCGGGGCGCGGGCGTCATCGAGTGCCAGGAAGTCATCCAGGATGATGCGGGCGAGGTGAACGAACTGCGCTGCACGCTGCTGCCCGAGACCGAAAATGCCAAAGGCGTGATTCACTGGGTCAGTGCTTCACAGGCGCTGAGGGCCGAGTTCCGCCTGTACGACCGCCTGTTCACGGTACCCAGCCCTGAGGAGGGTGCAAGTGACATCGAGCCTCAGGACGGTGAAATCAGCGATGCCAGCCTCGGCCCGGTTGACACCGACTTCCTCGCTTACCTCAACCCCGACAGCCTGCACATCCTGCACGGCTTCGTCGAGTCCAGCGTCCTGCACGACCCGATGGACACCCGCTACCAGTTCGAGCGTACCGGGTACTTCTGGCGCGACCCAACCGAGAACGTGCAGCGCCCGTCGGGGGCGCCACTGGTCTTCAACCGCATCATCACCCTGCGTGACTCGAAGCCCCGCGAAGAAAGCGCGCCAGACAGCAAAAACAGAAACAGCAGGTCCGAGCGGACCCGCCCCCCGCAACCCGCCAGCGCGGGCGCCGCTCCGCTCCTGACGCCTCAGCAACAGGCAATATATTCTGCCTGGCGCGAACGGGGCACCGGGGACGCCGAAGCGCTGGTGCTGGCCCGTGAAGCGACGTTGGCCGCCTGGTTAGAAGAAGCCGCCGTCCACGCTTCCGTCAGCGTGGGAATTCTGGCGGGTTGGGTGGTCAACGAGCTTGGCAGCGCCCTGCGCGACGGCAGCAACCGAATCTCCCCCGCCGCACTCGCGCAGTTGGTCGCCCGCCTCCAGGACCAGACCATCACGGCCCGCATCGCCAAGGAGGTGCTGGCCCAGGCCCAACTGTCGGGCGAGGACCCGGTGCAGATCGTGGAGCGTGAAGGACGTCGCACGGTCAGCGACCGCGCCACGCTGATGGCCGTGGTTGACCGCGTCATGGCCGACTCACCTGACAAGGTTCAGGCTTACCGCAGTGGCCGCACCGGCCTGATCGGCTTTTTCACCGGTCAGGTCATGCGTGCCACAGGCGGCCAGGCCGACCCTCAGCGGGTCGCTGAACTGCTCCACGAAAAGCTGGACACCTGA
- a CDS encoding MarR family winged helix-turn-helix transcriptional regulator: MDPSTAPVTTFLLDDQLCLDLYVTSRTMIAAYRSHLEAVKLTYPQYLVMLALWEHDAQSLRQLSERLVLDAGTLSPLLKRLEAGGFISRVRDERDERTLRISLTPTGHALKQQLEHVPAQVSCLTGLSVEELQDLKRTLQSVTAHFRAATLSESSS; the protein is encoded by the coding sequence TTGGACCCATCAACGGCCCCCGTCACCACCTTTTTGCTCGACGATCAGCTGTGTCTCGATCTGTACGTCACGTCACGCACCATGATCGCGGCGTACCGGTCGCATCTTGAAGCGGTGAAGCTGACCTACCCCCAATACCTGGTCATGCTGGCCTTGTGGGAGCACGACGCCCAGAGTCTGCGCCAACTCAGCGAACGCCTGGTCCTCGACGCGGGTACGCTCTCGCCCCTGCTCAAGCGCCTGGAAGCGGGCGGCTTTATTTCACGCGTGCGTGATGAGCGCGACGAGCGGACGCTGCGAATTTCGCTGACCCCAACTGGTCATGCCCTGAAACAGCAGCTCGAGCACGTCCCCGCTCAGGTGTCCTGCCTGACCGGACTCTCGGTCGAGGAACTGCAGGACCTCAAGCGGACCCTGCAAAGCGTCACGGCACATTTTCGCGCGGCAACCCTTTCCGAATCGTCTTCTTGA
- the paaZ gene encoding phenylacetic acid degradation bifunctional protein PaaZ, producing the protein MTTSPPSSARSLASFVHGQWIHGQGGTEVLDAVYGAPLARVSSDGIDFAQVLRYGRETGCRHLSRTTFHDRARMLRALASYLLERKEAFYQLSFHTGTTRRDGWVDIEGGIGALFSYSSIARRELPNERFLLEGEVEQLSKGGSFVGRHVLVPREGVALHINAYNFPVWGMLEKFAPNFIAGVPAIVKPATQTAYLTEAVVRAITESGLLPEGALQLICGGTGDLFDHLEEQDLVTFTGSAATASCLKVHPNIVARSIPFNTEADSLNCIVLGESVRPHDPEFDLFVREVAGEMTSKAGQKCTAIRRVIVPRSVTGEVVEALRTRLSGVTLGDPSREDVRMGPLVSAHQRNETRKVVEALCGEAELVVGGEVPELRGGDWEKGGFMAPTVLLCERPLTANAPHELEAFGPVVTLMPYEGEQEASALARRGRGSLVASIVTYDRTEARSLFFGLASAHGRVLMLNRDNAGESTGHGSPLPQLKHGGPGRAGGGEELGGLRSVKHYLQRTALQADPTTLMALTGEYVRGAQVSEDAVHPFRKHFEQLQVGDSLLTHRRTVTETDLVNFANVSGDTFYAHTDEIAARDSIFGRRVAHGYFLVSAAAGLFVSPAPGPVLANYGLEHLRFIESVGIGDTIRARLTVKSKTAKDTRPGERPTGVVEWAVDITNQHDQLVATYSILTLVERTQG; encoded by the coding sequence ATGACAACTTCTCCTCCTTCATCCGCCCGGTCGCTGGCCAGCTTCGTGCACGGTCAATGGATCCACGGCCAGGGCGGTACCGAAGTGCTCGACGCCGTGTACGGCGCGCCCCTCGCGCGGGTCAGCAGTGACGGCATCGATTTTGCGCAGGTGCTGCGCTACGGACGCGAAACCGGCTGCCGGCACCTCTCGCGCACCACTTTTCACGACCGTGCCCGCATGCTGCGCGCCCTGGCCAGCTACCTGCTGGAGCGCAAAGAAGCCTTTTACCAGCTCTCCTTTCACACCGGCACCACCCGGCGTGACGGCTGGGTGGACATCGAAGGCGGTATCGGCGCGCTGTTCAGCTACTCCAGCATCGCGCGGCGCGAGCTGCCCAACGAGCGTTTCCTGCTGGAAGGCGAGGTCGAGCAGCTCTCCAAGGGAGGGTCGTTCGTGGGACGCCACGTGCTCGTACCACGCGAGGGGGTGGCGCTGCACATCAACGCCTACAACTTTCCAGTGTGGGGCATGCTGGAGAAATTCGCGCCCAACTTCATCGCGGGTGTGCCGGCCATCGTCAAGCCGGCCACCCAGACCGCGTACCTGACCGAGGCGGTCGTGCGCGCCATCACCGAGTCGGGTCTGCTGCCCGAAGGCGCTTTGCAGCTGATCTGCGGCGGTACGGGCGATCTCTTCGATCACCTCGAGGAGCAGGACCTGGTGACCTTCACGGGCTCGGCGGCCACCGCAAGCTGCCTGAAAGTTCACCCGAACATCGTGGCGCGCAGCATTCCTTTCAACACCGAGGCCGATTCGCTCAACTGCATCGTGCTGGGGGAGAGCGTGCGTCCGCACGACCCCGAATTCGACCTGTTCGTGCGTGAGGTGGCGGGCGAAATGACCTCCAAGGCCGGGCAGAAGTGTACGGCCATCCGGCGGGTGATCGTGCCACGCAGCGTGACCGGAGAGGTGGTGGAAGCCTTGCGGACGCGACTGTCGGGAGTGACCCTCGGTGACCCTTCGCGCGAGGATGTGCGCATGGGTCCACTGGTGAGCGCGCATCAGCGTAACGAAACCCGCAAGGTCGTGGAAGCCCTGTGCGGTGAGGCCGAGCTGGTGGTGGGCGGCGAGGTGCCCGAGTTGCGGGGCGGTGACTGGGAAAAGGGCGGTTTCATGGCCCCGACCGTGCTGCTGTGCGAGCGGCCACTGACGGCCAACGCGCCGCACGAACTCGAAGCCTTCGGGCCGGTCGTGACCTTGATGCCCTACGAGGGCGAACAGGAAGCCAGCGCGCTGGCGCGGCGCGGACGTGGCAGCCTGGTGGCCAGCATTGTCACCTATGACCGCACCGAAGCCCGTTCGCTTTTCTTCGGGCTGGCCAGCGCGCACGGGCGGGTCTTGATGCTCAACCGCGACAACGCGGGGGAAAGCACCGGCCACGGCTCTCCGCTGCCACAGCTCAAGCACGGCGGGCCGGGCCGCGCGGGTGGAGGAGAGGAACTGGGAGGGCTGCGCAGCGTCAAGCACTATCTGCAGCGCACTGCCCTGCAGGCCGATCCCACCACCCTGATGGCGCTGACGGGCGAGTATGTGCGTGGCGCGCAGGTCAGCGAGGACGCCGTCCACCCGTTTCGCAAGCATTTCGAGCAGCTGCAGGTGGGTGATTCCTTGCTGACCCACCGCCGCACCGTGACCGAGACGGATCTGGTGAACTTTGCCAACGTCAGCGGTGACACCTTCTATGCCCACACCGACGAGATTGCCGCGCGCGACTCGATTTTCGGGCGCCGCGTCGCGCACGGGTATTTTCTGGTGTCCGCCGCTGCCGGCCTGTTCGTCAGCCCGGCTCCTGGCCCAGTGCTGGCAAATTACGGCCTGGAGCATCTGCGTTTCATCGAGAGCGTGGGCATCGGTGATACCATCCGTGCGCGTCTGACCGTCAAAAGCAAGACCGCCAAGGACACGCGTCCCGGCGAGCGGCCGACCGGCGTGGTCGAGTGGGCAGTCGACATCACCAACCAGCATGATCAGCTTGTGGCGACCTACTCGATCCTGACGCTGGTCGAGCGGACGCAGGGGTAA
- a CDS encoding alpha/beta hydrolase family protein, which yields MNEYPHIAGVHLPQVPDAHPVELVFDDLTLGGYLLEAWTSQRALLLLHGWGEDASSHLHAARFFRERGFHVLTLSLRGSRGSGGCDDYGLRQPHDTIRALNWLQARTGAQQLYLYGFSQGGLVALLTLAQGAPVTATAVLNAPTDVKDFARTTSFSFVTRYLEAVCADGLWQERSPLHQAGRIRAPVLIVASTADRQVRPEQSARLHALLPGSTLKTLPDEDHLPGETVLREVWEAVARFYDASSLR from the coding sequence ATGAACGAATACCCGCACATCGCCGGTGTGCACTTGCCCCAGGTGCCCGACGCGCACCCAGTCGAACTCGTCTTCGACGACCTGACGCTGGGAGGCTATCTGCTCGAAGCGTGGACCTCACAGCGGGCGTTGCTGCTGCTGCACGGCTGGGGCGAAGATGCCTCCAGCCATCTGCATGCCGCGCGTTTTTTTCGTGAGCGTGGCTTTCACGTCCTCACGCTGTCCCTGCGCGGCTCACGAGGCTCAGGGGGCTGTGACGACTACGGCCTGCGGCAGCCTCACGACACCATCCGGGCACTGAACTGGCTTCAGGCACGCACCGGGGCCCAACAGCTGTATCTGTACGGCTTTTCGCAAGGCGGTCTGGTGGCGCTGCTCACCCTGGCGCAGGGCGCCCCGGTCACGGCCACCGCCGTCCTGAACGCGCCCACGGACGTTAAGGATTTTGCGCGCACCACGAGCTTCTCTTTTGTCACCCGTTACCTCGAAGCAGTCTGCGCCGACGGCCTGTGGCAGGAACGCTCGCCGCTGCATCAGGCCGGGCGGATTCGCGCGCCCGTACTGATCGTCGCGTCGACTGCCGACCGGCAGGTGCGGCCTGAGCAGAGCGCCAGGCTGCACGCCCTCCTGCCCGGCAGCACGTTGAAGACCCTGCCCGACGAAGACCACCTGCCCGGCGAAACGGTTCTGCGCGAAGTCTGGGAAGCAGTCGCCCGCTTCTACGACGCGTCCTCTCTCCGTTGA